The Persephonella sp. KM09-Lau-8 nucleotide sequence AACCCCAAATTATATAAAGCAATAACCATTGAAGTTTTGGCTTTCTTTTCATGGCTTAAGAGGTTTGCAGAAGGGATGATTGAAGGAGAAGAAAATGAGTAAAGACAAAAAGAAAAAATCTTTTAAAAGTTTTGAAGAACTGGCAAAAAATATGGGAATTAACAAATCAAAAAGAGAAAATGATAAAAAAGAACAAGTTTCGCCCAAAAAATCTAAAAAGAATTTTGATAAAAAACAAGAGAAGCATATTGATGGAAATTTTTTCTTTCCCAAATATTTGCACCAAATTTACAGAGAAAATAAAGTAGACAATTACAGTTTGTATTTGAACAAATACGTTATAGGAAAATTTGAAAAAGAAAAAGATGAGCTAAAATTAAAAATAGACAATTTAAAGCATGTTAATTTTGGTAATGACAGATACAACTTAATCAAAAATTTTATAGAAAACTATAAAGCACAGATAGAAAATCTTCAGGAAGATTATTTTATAAAGGATAAAATTTTTAAACCCGAATACAAGCTGATTATAGGCTTAGGAAATCCATCAGTTTACGAAGTTTCAATGACCCTTCACCATATATACGGTATTCCTTACATCCCAGGACAAGCTATTAAAGGAGTTTTAAGGAGTTATATAATAAACGAGTTTTTTGATTTAGATGAAGAAGAAGCACTAAACAATGAACTTTTTAAAGTTATCTTCGGTTCACAGGACAATCAGGGAAACATTATATTTTTTGATGCTTTTCCAGATGGGAAGATAAATATTGATGTAGATATAATGAATCCTCATTTTCCAGAATATTATGAGGACAAAGAAGGTAAAATCCCACCTGCAGACTGGCAAAATCCAAGACCAATAAAATTTCTAGTTGTAAAAAACACACCTTTTAAATTTTTTATTGGAATGAAAAAAAGAACAAATATTCCAGAGAGTCTAAAAAAATTTGAGAATGA carries:
- the cmr6 gene encoding type III-B CRISPR module RAMP protein Cmr6 — protein: MSKDKKKKSFKSFEELAKNMGINKSKRENDKKEQVSPKKSKKNFDKKQEKHIDGNFFFPKYLHQIYRENKVDNYSLYLNKYVIGKFEKEKDELKLKIDNLKHVNFGNDRYNLIKNFIENYKAQIENLQEDYFIKDKIFKPEYKLIIGLGNPSVYEVSMTLHHIYGIPYIPGQAIKGVLRSYIINEFFDLDEEEALNNELFKVIFGSQDNQGNIIFFDAFPDGKINIDVDIMNPHFPEYYEDKEGKIPPADWQNPRPIKFLVVKNTPFKFFIGMKKRTNIPESLKKFENDEKIKNASKLLEYILELLKEAFEFNGIGAKTSIGYGYLQ